The proteins below are encoded in one region of Aequorivita iocasae:
- a CDS encoding GIY-YIG nuclease family protein: MKNKMAKENKLTDEDNALLSALGVEVEAKKSITHTKQEERIIAGFEEIQKFVDKNGRLPEHGEDKDIFERLYAVRLDQIIKIKNHKTLLGDMDYQNILSGDYENISSIPENLSDDELLAKLWVDDEEDDSITHLKFVKPRSVKRTMEEMANREVCEDFDKFKPLFDEVKGDIDIGYRNTIRFRKDAGFTKASLSEGQFVIIGGQIAYIAKIGEFFKAPNGEDDARLRVIYANGTESNILLRSLIRAMYKDETSRFVSEPNLGPLFSGENSDDDLESGTIYVLRSLSNHPLVAENRNVIHKIGVTGQEVKKRISNAKNDPTYLMAEVEIVATYKLGNINRMKLERVIQKFFGNANLEIDVKDRFGKLVKVKEWFLVPIFVIDEMVDKIKDGTIGDYYYDTKAAELKRR; encoded by the coding sequence ATGAAGAACAAAATGGCTAAAGAAAATAAACTTACTGATGAAGACAATGCGCTTCTTTCAGCATTAGGTGTTGAAGTTGAAGCCAAGAAATCTATCACCCATACTAAACAAGAAGAGCGCATTATTGCTGGTTTTGAGGAAATTCAAAAATTTGTGGATAAAAACGGTCGTTTGCCGGAGCACGGAGAAGACAAGGATATTTTTGAAAGATTATACGCGGTTAGGCTTGATCAGATTATCAAAATTAAAAATCATAAGACCTTATTAGGCGATATGGATTATCAAAACATTCTTAGTGGGGATTATGAGAATATTTCAAGCATTCCAGAAAATTTAAGTGATGATGAGTTATTAGCAAAACTTTGGGTTGATGACGAAGAAGATGATTCGATCACTCATTTAAAATTTGTTAAACCACGTTCAGTAAAAAGGACTATGGAGGAAATGGCGAATAGGGAAGTATGTGAAGATTTTGACAAATTTAAACCTCTATTTGATGAAGTGAAGGGCGATATTGATATTGGTTATCGAAACACAATACGTTTCAGAAAAGACGCCGGTTTTACTAAAGCATCGCTTAGCGAAGGGCAATTTGTTATTATTGGAGGGCAGATTGCATACATTGCTAAGATCGGAGAATTCTTTAAAGCTCCAAATGGTGAAGATGACGCCCGATTAAGAGTTATTTATGCGAATGGTACAGAAAGTAATATTTTATTAAGGTCACTCATTCGGGCAATGTATAAAGATGAAACGAGTCGATTTGTTTCCGAGCCTAATTTGGGTCCATTATTCTCAGGAGAGAACAGTGATGATGATCTTGAAAGCGGTACTATTTACGTTCTTCGTTCTCTCTCCAATCACCCTTTAGTAGCGGAGAACAGAAATGTGATTCACAAAATTGGTGTAACAGGACAAGAGGTGAAAAAGCGAATTTCAAATGCTAAAAACGATCCAACCTATCTGATGGCGGAAGTTGAAATTGTAGCGACTTACAAGCTAGGTAATATCAATCGTATGAAGTTGGAAAGGGTTATTCAGAAATTTTTCGGTAATGCAAACCTGGAGATTGATGTCAAGGATCGTTTTGGAAAATTGGTTAAAGTTAAAGAATGGTTTTTAGTTCCAATATTTGTTATTGATGAAATGGTTGATAAGATTAAGGATGGGACAATTGGAGATTATTATTATGATACTAAAGCGGCGGAGTTGAAGAGACGATGA
- a CDS encoding DEAD/DEAH box helicase, whose protein sequence is MTKQKSIPTVTVSYKGTGNSIKSNELGMREMQERAYEKRGEQYLLIKSPPASGKSRALMFIALDKLNSQGIKQAIIAVPEKSIGSSFANEQLTKYGFHYDWFVQPKWNLCNSPGEDGSKVNSVKTFLESGDEVLVCTHATFRFAVERFGVDVFDDRLIAIDEFHHVSADDNNVLGTQLKDLISRDRAHIVAMTGSYFRGDANPVLMPEDESKFETVTYTYYEQLNGYEYLKTLNIGYYFYSEAYSDAILNVLNPNEKTIIHIPNVNSRESTGQKIKEVEHIIDQLGEWLGVDPDTGFHLVKTKEGKIIKIADLVDDDVLKRSRVQAALRLPDIKTNRDHVDIIIALGMAKEGFDWIWCEHALTIGYRSSLTEIVQIIGRATRDAPHKIQTRFTNLIAEVEASEEAVTDAVNDTLKAISASLLMEQVLTPRFNFTPKNPQSGPLEGVDYGEGGYNPDKENIGFNEETGQYEVEIKGLSMPKSESAQRICKEDLNEVIAAFAQDKEALGRGLFDEELVPQELTQIRMGKIIKEKYPEIDDEEREAIRQFAIAALNLTQMGKKALNASDELKNQANTSLIDGVRKFTMDVRDLDVDWIDSINPFSEAYAILSKAMTEKSLKAMAEVISGRKPNISLEEARELAKRALKFKNERGRLPDIKSADPWEQRMAQGIAFLARKKYEEQNG, encoded by the coding sequence ATGACAAAACAAAAATCAATACCCACAGTTACTGTAAGTTATAAAGGTACAGGGAATTCTATTAAATCCAATGAACTGGGGATGCGAGAAATGCAAGAGCGTGCTTATGAAAAGCGTGGGGAGCAATATTTACTTATCAAATCACCGCCAGCTTCGGGTAAAAGCCGTGCGTTAATGTTCATCGCGCTTGACAAACTTAACAGTCAAGGAATTAAACAGGCTATTATAGCAGTACCCGAAAAGTCTATTGGTTCAAGCTTTGCGAATGAACAGCTAACAAAATATGGTTTTCATTATGATTGGTTTGTACAACCCAAATGGAATCTATGCAACTCGCCTGGAGAGGATGGGAGTAAGGTGAATTCTGTGAAGACTTTTTTAGAAAGTGGGGATGAAGTGCTCGTTTGTACCCACGCAACGTTCCGCTTTGCCGTTGAACGTTTTGGCGTGGATGTTTTTGATGATAGATTGATTGCCATCGATGAATTCCATCACGTAAGTGCCGATGATAATAATGTTCTGGGAACACAACTAAAAGATTTGATTTCTAGAGATAGAGCACATATTGTAGCAATGACAGGATCGTATTTTCGTGGTGACGCTAATCCAGTCTTAATGCCAGAGGATGAATCCAAATTTGAAACTGTGACTTACACCTATTACGAGCAATTAAATGGATATGAATATTTAAAGACGCTCAATATTGGTTACTACTTTTATAGTGAAGCCTACTCCGATGCAATCTTGAATGTGCTAAATCCAAACGAAAAAACAATTATTCATATACCCAATGTCAACTCGCGTGAGAGCACTGGCCAAAAGATTAAAGAAGTTGAACATATCATAGATCAGTTAGGAGAATGGCTAGGTGTTGATCCTGATACTGGGTTTCATTTGGTTAAAACCAAGGAGGGAAAAATCATCAAAATAGCCGATTTGGTGGATGATGACGTTTTAAAGCGATCCAGAGTTCAAGCAGCACTTAGATTACCAGATATTAAAACAAATCGTGATCACGTCGATATTATCATTGCTCTTGGAATGGCTAAAGAAGGTTTCGATTGGATATGGTGTGAACACGCACTTACCATTGGGTATCGCTCTAGTTTAACAGAAATTGTTCAGATAATAGGTCGCGCCACCCGTGATGCACCTCATAAAATCCAAACGAGATTCACAAATTTAATTGCCGAAGTAGAGGCTTCTGAAGAAGCAGTAACAGATGCTGTGAATGATACTTTAAAGGCGATTTCTGCGAGTCTTTTAATGGAACAAGTATTAACGCCAAGGTTTAATTTCACTCCAAAGAATCCTCAGAGTGGACCTTTGGAAGGAGTAGATTATGGAGAAGGAGGATATAATCCCGACAAGGAAAATATCGGTTTTAATGAAGAGACAGGTCAATATGAGGTTGAGATTAAGGGCCTCTCAATGCCTAAAAGTGAAAGTGCTCAGCGTATTTGTAAAGAAGATTTAAATGAGGTGATAGCTGCTTTTGCCCAAGATAAGGAAGCGTTAGGACGTGGATTATTTGATGAGGAATTGGTTCCGCAAGAGTTAACCCAGATAAGAATGGGAAAAATAATTAAGGAAAAATATCCTGAAATAGATGATGAAGAACGAGAGGCGATAAGACAATTCGCTATTGCAGCGCTAAACCTCACTCAAATGGGGAAGAAAGCACTTAATGCCAGTGATGAATTAAAGAATCAAGCAAATACTTCATTAATTGATGGAGTCCGCAAATTTACGATGGATGTAAGGGATTTGGATGTGGATTGGATTGACAGCATTAATCCATTTAGTGAAGCCTATGCAATTTTATCAAAGGCAATGACCGAGAAAAGTTTAAAGGCTATGGCAGAGGTGATTTCGGGTAGAAAACCGAATATATCACTAGAGGAAGCTCGTGAACTGGCTAAGCGTGCTTTGAAGTTTAAAAATGAAAGAGGACGGTTGCCAGACATAAAATCTGCTGATCCTTGGGAACAACGAATGGCCCAAGGAATTGCATTCCTTGCACGAAAAAAATATGAAGAACAAAATGGCTAA